The genomic stretch attctggtccatggcccacccatttttcggcgcggcgcgatgagcacgccgcacaacgtgatcctcatatttttggcacgctagctgcagtgtgctgaattctgctgcctacagtatgtacagtatactctgttctctagtgcctgcactgtgtgctgatttacctccagtgtgtacagtgtaaggtgttactctgtgcctttactgattgtaaaccagctatattgtatgctgatccctgctactttcagtatgtacagtattagctgtaaagcctggtacacacatacaattttgattagccaattttagctctgttcataaaattcattgtctgttggcccacttactgcacgggggtggtaaaattgggggtcagtgattgaccaatcaaaattgtatgtgcgtatacatctttgatctatgcctatactgattgtaaattatctaaataaaggacagggggctccatccaatatttcgatgggcaggcccgttatctgtagcttacaccgctgctaagttcatgtacatttggccccacccatggccacgtccactcacctcatggccatttTTTTGCccatatacctccccacctggtgcccacaggtgcccccgatctccacagaccctagaaacgcccctgcaccTCAGCAATACTCCCACTCCCAAgttcagagcaggatcattcacaaggcaacttaggcatgtGCCTGGGATTTGGTGAAGATTgcatttatgggggctttgcaattaaccacggAAGTTGGTGGTATTGACTATAATGTAATAGTGGAAATTACGTCTGAATTTTTCACTTGGCATTCCGAATTCGGAAGACGGAATGCTGATTTCCAGTGTGGAAATCAGAAATTGGCGGAAATTGAAAAGCTGATTCCTAATAAgagtgtaacccccccccccctgtgaaaaTTTAGATGAGCCCCTCCgtgcctgccgctgctgccgcctatTAATGCTGGAGCCAGGGGGAGCGGTGAGGGAAGAGCTCCGCCAATGTaggtggccaatgctctcccctctccactaTCATGTGACTATAACAACTTCCAGTTAAGTTATAAATTTAACTAAAATACTACACTTCTTGGCTTCTGTATTTACCCTCCGTAAGATTCTTAGTTCTATTCATTTTTAAGtttagaaaaaacaaaaatcctcTTAGGTTTTTATTGGTGTTTTTATTATGTTGATCTCCCTTTGTTTTCTGCACTGGTGTGTTATGAGACGTTACTGTCTGAAGAGCAGGCTCTGTTAACGTTGCCACTAGTGGTAGATGTAGGTCTTCTCAAAACATGGTGTCCAGCTACGGGTCTTCATTAGAGTACCCTGCAAGGGTTGATAGGTTGCTTCTTCTTGTGGACAGTGGACTACTTTGCTACATGGAAGCTACCAGGTCATGACCCCTGAGATTTCCCCACCAGTGACAAGAGAGCAGGAGATGCTGCGATGTGCagttatgctgaaatctattaaaatctATGCCTAGTTTGTGGAAGGTTACAatctttctctgatcagatttaatcTGAGAGAGATCgacctgatggtcaaatctgtggCCATCTATCAGTGTAGCAGTTTGAAACAAGCCTCTTTTTAAAGCCTAACTAAATCCAAAAAGTTTATTCCTGTGAAgagttatcagaatcagaattgatTTAttcaccaagcacgactgggtcgtgcccagaaTTGTTCTTGGCAACATAAAGGGTACAGAGAAGGAGGAAGACACAAAACACATTCAAAACAGATTGACATAATAGCAACATGACAGATTAACATTAATAGCAGCAGTGGTACAACACAGAAGCAAAAACAGGTTAACAGTAGCAGCTGCCGGGAAGCAGCAGCAGATATACAATTGTAGCATCAATGAGACATAGcaatgagcagtgagcacaggctAACCCTAGCAGCCTACTGGTAACAGCAACAATGGCAATGACCACGGCCTAGTAGGGAATAGAAGGGAGAGTGTCCGCTGAAGGAGTGAGGATGTGGAAAGAGTTTGAAGCTCTGATAGATTTTTATTAGTGTCTAGgtttacagtacaatacattttaatCACTTTCTCAGAACAAGAAGTGAGGGAAAATGTCAAAGTCAAAATAACAACACAagcaacaataaaatatttttttcttatagtAAGTATAGGTGTAAACTTCTGTCAGCTTTTTATTGTGTTCTTTGATCCCGCTGGAGAAAtttccttcacttcctgtctcacaCAACATGCTCACAAAAGACAAGCAATGAGAAAAACATCTTCCTCTTTGGGACACAGATAACACAAATACACTGACAGCTATTCTAACccttctgaggcctggaacccactaggagcgcttttctgagtgctttgtgatttgaaaagctcttgctaatgtaatgctatgggtgtgatcccacttgagcgatgtgattttataaaaatcccccatagcattgcattagtaagagctttttcaaatcacaagcacttagaaaaggttGCTAGTGGGTTTTAGCCCTAAGACTGCAGCCCCCATCCAAAAACAAAAGTTGGTATTAGTTTGGCTTCAACTTCATTAAGTGAGAGATAATAGTGCCAAATGACATGAAGAAACCATCTTGTCTATAGAGCAGGAGcaatcattgatcacagtggtccTGACTCCTGTGTCTACTACAAGTTCTACTGCAGTGAAATACTTTAAATTTAATTTAAATGCTGGCCAATAATAACTAGAGGGATGGGAAGCAACctctttttttagcatgtagccacATTTAGAATTCAGAAATCTGTATTTAACACAATGCATTTCTCCCAACTAGAAACAGAATTGTTTGATGCACTCAACAATGCTGTTTGGCTCATAaagttattgtaacgattgtggaactatctccgtggtcagtgcacaagatgtgcgctgacactgcggaagtcctgcacaagcgtgtaaaacggcagaacccagctttggtgcaatgcacctgtagagagaaagtgagcacagagacagaatgtatgtgtgtccaccaatctagtcgccacccggcgacggtgaacacacaacagcggaaacgaagtgggaacgcaatcgcaagagtggcgattgccaatagtgacacaaccaCAAGTGGAGCAAGAAAGACCCAGCAAAtagcaatgatcagaacgccaaggaaaataacaaacgctagctaaacgcgaactccgcattcattcgcaacagagaaacgcgtttaagacacgatcaccgtgcgttaggcgcccagtgacaagcgtgccaccctaactaaccaatgtaacacaaaaacaaaatagagaacacgaacgcttgctaaacggttacctcaccgagcctacagcaagcgttcgtaccagacaagacagacagaaggagtagccagtagcaaccgcagctctggtctacactcccagacagagtacataaGGAACCACCGttactaccgctagagcggatgcaatccagacagacagacagatggagtaaaccagtagcaaccgctgctctggcttgtacCCCTAAGacggagtacagaaggaaccaccaccactaccgctagggcgaatgcgatccccgcagacagaacgatttcctgtcgaccgccgctggcgacaagtcaatcgcaacagatagactgtacaaggcaaaacagataatacaacctgactacactagaagggatgcctagtgcagtcccaaggaattactctaagataatcttagcaaacaatagcaaaggctgatactccaggtgagtaagcaggaacaaaccatcatgaccagcaaggaattctgggagcaaaaggcatttatactgcaagccatcaaaggaagcagctgagcaatttgcattgacaagtgtatgcaaattcctcaccagcagagcaactctgaaactttcaaagtgaagacaggtctcttttccagagacctgcagcactcagacctaaagaatggtcaaacagctgtctgcctgtgcagacagctgagcagatcattacagctacATATGTCTTCAGTATAGTGTAGGAAAAACTTAAAggggaatctgtactgtaaaattattacagtaaaaagcataccattctattcattatgttctcttgggcccctctgtgctgtttctgccactctctgctgcaatcctggcttgtaattgccatttttatgcagtgtttacaaacaaaagacacagcaagtgataggctgagagtagctcagtgtgtgagtcatacagggtgtgcagggggcctggagagggtgtgtatagcttctatccaatcacaagccgcacagcacattccagcctgactgcctgagcctgacagacccgacagaggagagaagattagatcatatgacagagataacacagccactgtgcaactaggaaaggctgcagtaagacagagcacattagaacagctataggaacttataggatagaagaaataaggctcaaaattttgttacagagtctctttaaagtattctCAACTGAAAACAACTGGATACAAGATAATACTAGGATCAAtactagaaaaaaatatataaatactgtatactTACAACACGATGATATTGGTACACTAATAGCCAGGAATATCCAAGCAATGTCCACTTTGCTGAGGCAAATAGTTTCTCTGTGTGTAGGCTGACTGCCTTCCTCTGTTACATGTGAAATGTTGCCAGGAACGCCAGGTTTCCAAGTTCCAGCAGGTACCAGCCTGTTAAGGAAATTCCCAGTAGCTGTGGATCCAGTTGTAGACATAGTTATTGAGCTCATAGTGGTGGCATCAGATGGTACAATGAATTCTAAAGTGGTAGTATGTTCTGACACAGTATGTGGCTTGATGATACTAATCTTGATTGTCCCTAGGACAGGTTTAGTGCCATCAGTATCAGTGGAAGTCTGCAGAAATGGAGGTGATGTAGTCATGCTTTTTATGCTTGGAGAAGTTACATTCTTCCCTCGTCTAATAGAAAACAAGGAGCCATTGCGATTCAACACATCCCATAGTTTATAATGAGTGGATTTAAAAGGCACAGACACTGATTCAGTGTTCATGGATATGTCAGTGGCAAGGGTAGGTGAACTTTCAGTAGAAAGGCTTTGCAAATTTCCAGCATGGAGTAAAGAGCCTAGAATAGTGCTAGTGTGCTCAGCTGCAATAGTAGTCCTCACGGGAAAGCTTGATAGAATCTCAGGTTTGAGGTATGGTTCTGTAGACCCAACATACTCATCTGTCATATTTCCAAATGGTGTCTTTGTATTTCCTGACTGTGTAACACCCTGAACACTGGAAAATGGTGTGACCATAAGCCCGTTATTGTAATCAACAGCTTTGCTGTGACGAGGCCCTGAGTCTGTGGATTTCACAGCTTGTTTACTGCCAGATCTTGTAGACTTCCGCACAAGGCCAAACGTAACACCTGGCATCACCATTCCTGCATTTGTGTTGGATCCCTCCAGAAACTGGAAAGATGGTAAAGTTGAAAACGGCTCCTTTACTCCAAATACCTTTTTGTCTGCCTGCAGCAAAATAAGTAAAGCACCTAAAACAAAGGAAAACACAATGTTAATGTAACTCATTAGATCAGATACACAATACGAACATTCATTCTATGTTGTTTACATAAGATCTGACAGCTTCAGTCACGCTTGCATGGAGCAGTTGAGATCTCACCCCTCCCACAAGCTCAGATCAATTGGATTCAATGACTTGGtcatccacagagatcacctcaaAACCATTGGAACCAgatcttctgtcatgctgcccctacctttTGAAACGTACCACACCCAATTAGGACAGCTCCATCCTTGGATGTGTTTAAAACCAGATTAAAAAGGTCATCTGTTTAGTTGGGCATTTACAAACATGTAGCACTGTCGCTAATACACTTTGAGCCCTAtgatgttaaaggacacctgaagagagaggtatatggaggctgccatgtttctttccttttaagcaataccagttgcctggcagccatgctgaccctctgcctctaatacttttagccatagaccctgaacaagcatgcggcagatcaggtgtctctgacattattgtcagatctgacagattagctgcatgcttgtttctggtgttattcaggcacttctacagccaaacagaccaacagtgctaccaggcaactggtattgtttaaaaggaaataaacatggcagcttccatagtcttctcacttcagttgtcctttaagtgcgttacagatgttgtttttgtttgttctttccattattgttttaaagtgtaccagagactaagcaTACGAAAGAATtggtacttacccggggcttcctcctgccccataaacacgtgtgaaTCCCACGCTGTCCTTCTGCGGTCTGCcaatcagccgcaatcagccctgtCTAAGTCGTCTCCAGTCtgcatcttctgcacatgtgcggacaTCCTGCGCATGGGCAATAGACCCAGACTGACGTAGTTGAGCAAGTTACTGGGACTGAtcacagctgaacggcagaccgcgggaggatggcgtgggactcacacgtatttatggggcggg from Hyperolius riggenbachi isolate aHypRig1 chromosome 5, aHypRig1.pri, whole genome shotgun sequence encodes the following:
- the TMEM108 gene encoding transmembrane protein 108 — translated: MKRRSQALCCHLFSALLILLQADKKVFGVKEPFSTLPSFQFLEGSNTNAGMVMPGVTFGLVRKSTRSGSKQAVKSTDSGPRHSKAVDYNNGLMVTPFSSVQGVTQSGNTKTPFGNMTDEYVGSTEPYLKPEILSSFPVRTTIAAEHTSTILGSLLHAGNLQSLSTESSPTLATDISMNTESVSVPFKSTHYKLWDVLNRNGSLFSIRRGKNVTSPSIKSMTTSPPFLQTSTDTDGTKPVLGTIKISIIKPHTVSEHTTTLEFIVPSDATTMSSITMSTTGSTATGNFLNRLVPAGTWKPGVPGNISHVTEEGSQPTHRETICLSKVDIAWIFLAISVPISSCSVLLTVCCMRRKKKASNPENNLSYWNNAITMDYFNKHAVELPREIQSLETSEDHLSEPRSPANGDYRSSGMVLVNPFCQETLFSGREHISEI